The window TTGTGATGCTAGGATGAAAGGATCAAATTTGGGGTATGATTTGTTCACATTCACATCGACAACTCCCCAATTATTTACCCGCACGCCTCGGTCCGATGGATCGTACCAGTTACACTTGAAAAGTACGCATCTCAGATTCAGAAGGCCTGGATAATCAACTTCTAATATTTGTTGCAAAACACCATAGAAATCGCTATCACCAGCTTGTACATAGATTCCATAATTTGCTGTAGCTTTGCGACTTCCGTGTGCGTACGTATGAAAAGTATAACCGCGAGTAAAGTACATCGGAGCAGTAGTGATCTTTGCTCTTGGTTCTTGAACGAGCTCATGCAACCAAAGAGGCAAGGGTTCATTTCCACGTCCATTATGAacctatataaacaaataagatatttagatcataagtttatttaaattttaaactataatacctatatagtttaaatttatttcatatatatacttacatagtATTTCAACCAGTTAGCGAAATCCCGCTCTTTGTAAGCCTCATAGTCAGATTCTTCTAAATTAGGATATGCTTCACGAATCTGCATTTCAAAAAGTctaaaaaatagagatttgttAGTTCGTTATcttacataataaaattaattttagttttaaaaaaagaataccTTTCAAAAGGTTGAACATAATCTAGATTCCTCAAGATGTAATTGTGAGCTTCTCGACAATAGTTATGATCTTCCCACCAAACTTCCTTTAACTTTCCATCAAGTCTTCCTATCTGAGCAAAGATATCTGGAACATCAGGAACATTATATGTAGGTGCAACGCCTCCGTCATCATATCGTCTAGTACGTGTTTTCTTGGTTCTCACGGTGGGGCTAAAGTAGTATGATGTGAAGTGAGACGTTTCCTTGGTTAAACTCCCGGCGACTATCGACCCCTCAACTCTAGCAAGATTTTTGGCCTTTCCTTTAAGAGTTTTCATAAACcgctcaaaaggatacatccagcGAAATTGCACTGGCCCACCAAGATCAGCTTTATGTGGTAAATGGATTGGAAGATGTTCCATCACGTCAAAAATAACAGGGGGAAATATTTTCTCCAAGTTACAAATTAAAACTGGAATATTATCTTGTAACTGCTCTATGCCATCTCTGGTCAATGTTCTAGTGCATAAGTCCGGGAAAAAAACTCCAATACCTACAAACCAATGTTTAATTAATTCATGggtgaattaattaaaaaagtatatatatcaatatataaatatatcattatatacttatatacctGCAATAGCATCATAAATGTGTGTTGGCAAGAGCTCAAGAAATACAAATGGTAGTAGCCGTTGCATGAAGACATGACAATCGTGGCTCTTCATACCTGAAATTTTTTGGCCTTGCTCTACAcatcttgaaaattttgagacAAATCCATCTGGAAACTTCACTTCAGATTTAATCCACTCGAACAACACCTTCTTATCCTCTGCTGACAATCGAAATTGGGATAATGGTAATTTCCCATCTCTTGTAAGATGTAAATCGATCCTTGCGCATATTTCCGCCAAATCCAACCTAGATCTCCAgctatcttttgttttacccTGCACATTCAGAAGCGTAACGATGAAATTATCGAAAAAGATTTTCTCGATGTGCATCACGTCAAGGTTGTGCCGCAATAGAAGATCTTTCCAATATGGAAGCTCCCAAAAAATACTCTGCTTGTGCCAATTGTGAGCGCTTCCATATCCATCTGGCATGTTTGCTGGTGTGTGATAGTTACCCCCACGTTTACATGTTTCTTGAGCGCCATAGTAATCAATCTGCTCAAACAAATCATTTCCAGAGACATAAGTTGGTGGAGGAACACGCACAACCTTGTTCTTTCTaaacaacttcttgttcttccggTACGGATGATGCAAGGGAAGAAACCgacgatgacaatcaaaccaacaaggtTTTCGCCTATACTTTAACTGAAATGCATCGGTACGATCCATACAATAAGGACATGATAATCTTCCGTGTGTTGTCCACCCAGATAACATTCCGTACGCAGGGGAGTCACTAATCGTCCACATTAGCACTGCCCGcatattgaaattttgttttcgcGACAAATCAAACGTCTGAACACCTTCATACCACAATTGCTTCAGCTCATGAATCAGAGGCTCGCTTCGGATGCTTTGGACCTGGTACCAAAATACTCAAGAACAGAAATTCGCTTTGAATACACATCTCTGGAGGAAGATTGTATGGCGTCAATATAACAGGCCATAAGGAATACTGCCTCCCTGACATAACAAATGGACTAAAACCATCTGAACACAACCCAAGATAAACATTCATACACTCTTGAGCAAAGTCTGGATATACCGATTGAAAATGTTTCCACGCCTTTGCATTAGATGGGTGTGTAATTTCTCCTTCTTGAGTAGAatgttctgcatgccatctcattgccgctgcagtccgttttgattggtataggcgtttcaatctatcagcaacaGGCAAGTACCACATACGTTTATATGGCACTCGCGTCCTTCATTGAGTAGGTTGATATCTCGGCTTCCCGCAAAACCGACATTCTTGGAACttatcatcatctttccaaaaaatcatgcaatagtcaacgcacacatcaatcatttcagatggtaatccaagactcgcaaccaacttctgtatttcatagtagttctcagccgatacattatcAGCTGACAAATACTCTTTAATGAGTTCAGCCCAAGAATCCATGCAATTCTCACTTAAGTTATTATCAGCTTTAATTGTCATCATCCTAGATGCCAATGATAACTTAGAATGCCCTTCTCTACATCCATCGTAGATAGGTTGATTTGCAGCATCTAACATAGTATAAAAACGTTGTGCATCTACGTTGGGTTCTTCCGTATTATTCTCAGGAAATGCAGCAGTAGtttcatgaaatgcatcattaaccatatcatgaaatctattttcctcattatacccataaaaaccaaattgatcagattcttgatgcccataattactaggttgctacagcataattcatactactacttcCAACATTACTGCTACAACCCTCTCCATGACGAAACCATACATAGTAATTTggcataaatcctctattataaagatgctTTTGCActagattaaattccaaataattatCGTTGCAACACTTAGGACATGGAAAAAATATGGTACCGTTTTGACGAGCAAATTCTTGGTTTGTCGCTTGGTACATGAAAGCGCGCAACccatcacaaaactctctcgTCACATCACCGGTCTCCGGAACTCTGTGATTGTACATCCACCGTCGCAATGTGTATATCTCATGCTGCCCGCCTCCAAACATTATTATGGAATTTACAAGTTTTAGGCCTTTTTTGTAGCCTTTTTACTTTCTCAAGATTTTTTTGGTAGTAAGTGTTTTTGTTGcaagtgttttgtgttgtggtttccaTGAATCATGAACTTGCTATTTATAGGCTTTCTAAAAATAAGTGCtatggatttgcgagggaacTTTGCAAGGGATTAGCGAGGgacatttaatattttattttttgcaagGGATTTGTGAGGTTGTTACTGTTTTGCCGACAAAACAGTTACACTCGGGGAAAACGTGGCTGCCGACATCTTCGTCCCTTGCAACTCCCTTGCAAATTTACTACGGACAAATGTCATCGCTAATCCGTCGCAATTTGCGAGCGAGTTGCGAGTTGTTTGCGAGGAAAGCCCGCAGAGTCGCAAGTCTGTattaaatccctcgcaaatttgcgagggactGTGCCGTCGCAAATTTTGTGAGGGAATTGAAAGTTCCCTTGTCTTCCTAGCAAAGTACTCGCAATTCCGTCGCAATTTTGCGAGGGCTTTCTGCCGTCGCAGATTTCCGTCGCaaatcgactgttttcttgtagtgttaattcaaataaaactttcaaatttaaagaaactttccatttatggaaaccttcctCTTTCAACAACTTCCCACTTTTGTAAACCACAACAGTATTCCCTTTCTCATGCCAACACACgccaaatccaagaaaatattCATCTTATCAATCATTAATTGTCACAATCGCTacaactttaaacaaaaatacataatgaaagaTAAGATACAACTGCACCAAGctaaaacaacaaattatatCCCAAAATAGACAAAATCATGCATCGACTTGTTTCTCGAACCATTTCTTGAActttgccttcatcctcgcctttgactcccaagtctgctcctcaacaccatcacaatccTACAAAATTCttatcaaaggaatcttcttccgCCGAAGCTCCTTGattctcctctcgagcacccttaCTAGTCTcacctccaaagtcatgttgggctaAAGATCTAcaagaatcttagccaacaactgatcattcttatgaagacacttcctcagcatttACACATGGAAGACCTTGTGGAATGCATGCATAACTTCAGGCAACTCCAACTTATATGCAACCGGTctcacccgctcaaccactctaaATGAGCTCATGTActtcagactcaacttagtctcataATGTCTTGTTCAGACCCCGCAACAttgccatcttgaggtacactctatctccaacctgaaactcaagatccttgcTCCTCTTAtaagcataactcctctgccgatcctaaGCCTCATTCATTATTAGCttcagaacccgaatcttctccgagatctcatgaacaaaatctgcaccatatatgctcctctcctTGAAACGACCGCACCCGGATTCCCAGTCCTCACATAAGATCCACGGGAAATGATCTCACTGTAACCCCATAATTCTAATGAGACAACCAGCGTAGAACTCGCTTTTTACAAAACTTCCACCAATACACCAAAcacacctcatctagttactgagtctcACAAGCAACCACCCCTACTGACCGAGttacaagagaggtgggctggaatatttgattccgtccagccacggaAAACACTTCCCCACAATTATTCCAACtcactatcaactcctctagtgtCGAACGGCACCTCCACCTGGTGTGTCGAACGACATCTCCACTTGGTGTGTCAAGCGACACCTCCACCTGGTGTGTCGAGCGGCACCTACACAATTATTCCAACtcactatcaactcctctagtgtCGAACGAGACCTCCTCTAGTGTCGAACGTCACCCATCGCACCACTTGTGAACCAACACACACACCGATGCTACCGACATCACTTCCGTCAATCtctcctcatccaaacctaactccagctGTCCTCCTAGGAACCAAACACACAACAGCATGCTGGTGTCGTTCGACCGTCAAACACACCCCAACTTTACCACAAAACCGTCTATACCATaccacaatacaaacacttgattaaaacacaaaccaaccgtCCATTTCACAAACCCACCGTTGGATATAAATATCATAGCACGACGAAGCTCTTCaccaaatttcagccaaatcAAACTCTGTTTCATCCTACAAACGATGCCCCGAAGTAGCCCTCTCAAACCAGTTCGCGTTGTTCATCCGCAGGTGTTGGTGTCGAGCCCACaatggtgtcgaacgacaccaaccCAGAAATCACGATCTGAGCCTCTCTTCAAGCTTCTTCTCACCGTAAAACCATAATCCTTCACAACCATCTATTCCCTAATCGATTAAACATCAAACAATACGACTTATCTGGATAACAACCATGAGGAAGCCTCCTTGACTCTCCTAATCCACCATCAAGTAATCACATCCTTCTACTTACACATGAAGAGGATGGATCTCCTTTCCCCTCCCTTCCGATTGAGATCACCACAACTCTCTTTGCTTCTCTCCTCCTAGAACCACCAAAAGAGATCCCTCTGCTCCTCTTAACCCTCCTCACGGCTCCCTTTTCTCTCAGGATCAAACTCACAatctctctttgtctttctccttctctcttagAAGCGACCAAATACTACCCTCCCCCAGAAAATAGGCTGCTCGCGCCTTTTAAAACGAGATTTAGGGTTTCCAAACTAAACCAAGCTAAACCGATCGATTTTGAAACACACCAACCAACCACCAGTttactggtgtcgatcgacacccacccaaAATTGGATTTGGGATATAAAGCTCATAGCACCACGAAGCTCTCCaccaaatttcagccaaatcggactccgtttcatcctccaaacgttGCCCCGACCGACATCACAAtagtgtcgaacgacaccaaccCATAAATCACGATCTGAGCCTCTCTTCAAGCTCCTTCTCGCCGCAAAACCCTAATTATTTACAACCATCTATTCTCTAATCGattaaacatcaaacaacatGACTTACCTGGATAACAACCATGAGAAAGCCTCCTTGACTCTCCTAATCCAGCATCAAGTAATCACATCCTTCTCCATACACATGAAGAGGATGGATCTCCTTTCcccaccttggtgtcgatcgacaccaacccaAAATTGGGTTTGGGATGTTACACTCCCCCCCCCCCNNNNNNNNNNNNNNNNNNNNNNNNNNNNNNNNNNNNNNNNNNNNNNNNNNNNNNNNNNNNNNNNNNNNNNNNNNNNNNNNNNNNNNNNNNNNNNNNNNNNNNNNNNNNNNNNNNNNNNNNNNNNNNNNNNNNNNNNNNNNNNNNNNNNNNNNNNNNNNNNNNNNNNNNNNNNNNNNNNNNNNNNNNNNNNNNNNNNNNNNNNNNNNNNNNNNNCCCCCCCCCCCACCTGATTCCAGCacaacggtgtacgacatgacCTCCAATACAACACCTAATAAGGAGTCATCTAGATACTCGTctggtagttgttgttgtaatcaaactctaccaagcttaGATGATTCGCCCATtgatgcaccttagtgcccatctatGTCTGAAATGCTCTCCAAAACACtaaagtgaacttggaatccctatcagacacaatactcgttGGCACTCCATGCAATCTGaatatctccttcacatacttggTAGCCAAAATTGATTTTCCATCGATCTTCTTTTTGGCCAGAAAATGTATAGACTTAGTCGactggtccacaatgacccaaatcgctTCAAAAGTTGAGACAttggcaatcctaccacgaaatccatcgtgatcatatcccacttcttCTCTAGAATAGGTAAACTCTGCAATAAGCCAATCGGAACCtaatgctcagccttcactaacTAGCAAACATCATATTTCGCGGCCCAATCAGCTACatctttcttcatcccgacccaatgataataccgcttgaggtcacaaTACATCTTAGTCACTCCTGGAAGAATAGAAAACATATTCGCATGAGCCTATCTCAGAATCTCCCACCTCAACTCCTTATCTTTGGGCACACAAATTCGTCCATGCACAAATATGGTACCATTATCGGAGACATGATACTCCAAACCAACATCCCTAGAGGCATTCACTAGTCCCTCATCCCTCTCATGTGCCAACCAAAGTCTACTCAAAAGATTGGCTTGGTCTGATGCCTCTAATCCCAAAGGCTCTTGTGAAATAACACACAACCTCAATGCATTATCTCACCCACCAGAGATTCCATATCCGGCTCCTGGGCCGAAGCCGTATGCTTTCGACTTAGAGAATCTACAACCAAGTTAGCtttaccagggtgataagctatctctaGGTCATAATCTGCCACTAACTTTATCCATTGCCTTTGCCTCAAATTTAGTTGAGGCTGAGTGAAAATGTATTTcaagctcttatgatctgtaaaaaCATGTACCTTCCcgccataaagataagacctccaaatcttcagggcaaaaatcAGAGTTGTCATCTCCAAGCCAAGGGTAGGACAAACTGTCCAAATGCTTCTGCAATTGCTTCAACGCGTAGGCAATAATCTTCCTATGCtacatcaacacacaccccaagcCAACTCTAGAAGCatttgtataaaccacataacGCTCACTCTGCTCTGGCAATGCTTAGGAACCTCATGATCTTCGTGGGCTATACATACAACCATCAAAAATCAAACCATGAAAAGGACAAACATCCATCCGCCTGCTGAGTAATGGTGTCAACCGACAATGATCACCAGATCTCCACCTTCCAACGCGTCCATGGCTCTCCTAGAGGCCATTTCAACTCATAAAACCACAAAACTAAGCAACCAAGCAAGAAAAGACAATCAACCCActcacaaaaacaaagaaattagagatcttagcttagagaagccatggtcatgcacccACCTTTCCAACAAAAAGTTTCTGACTAACAATGATGAATCCAATACCACAGCAAGCCTCCCAACACATCCTTAGCCTTAGATCTTCATTCACCGGGACAAATCTCTCTAAAAACGGCTTAGAACTCTCAGGAAACTCACAAAAACTATTTATCTCTTTTCAAACTCTATGGAAGACGAAAAAAGGCTAAAAAAAATAAGGGCATCgggtttctttcttcaatacCCGAACCCTAGAGTTTCCccactaaaccaaaccaaaccggagAGATTAGAAATAACTCGAGCACTAACCGAATAGTGGTGTCAACAAACACCCTTTCTTGGTGTATACTGTATAGTCAAAccaaaaatttggtttgcgggtATTAGATGAAAAAACTTGAGgtttttttagttagaaaaatgaagggtgtgaatggttgcagcggtcaAGGCGAATAAATCCATCAGCGGATTAGACCGCTTTTTATTCACCATTTATCAAATACAATCCGCAGTGGTGCGGTCTAAAGATAATAGAAAAAAACGATACAAACCAACTGCGGACcgtttttgtttacaaatataGTTGGTCCGTCCTATTTTTGGAGTGGTCTAAACCGCTAATGGATTTGATCACCCCGACCTCAATCACCATTCAGACCCGAAATGTATCGATTAATTTgggtaacaaaataaattactgAAATCTGATAACCGAACCGAATGGAACCATTATTTAGTTGGTATCTTCCGTCAATCGAATCAATTTGCTTTCTTCCTCTCCTcattctctatctctctctctcttcttgtcATTCCTCTGCAGGTAAAGGCTTCGTtgaatcttctttctctttattatgtctttctttcttagatCTCAAAAGTAGAGTGATTGATTAACCCTAATTAATCAATTGTTCTTGGATAATACAATTTCACCTAATGATTGATTGAGATTATCACCACCGGATCTGATAACTGCCGTCTGTCTGTGAATTacaagaaagtaaaataaaaccctaatttttttgcTTCAGGGTTGTTTTAGttcttcttgatttttagtatttgatctctcttttttttttttttttaataacttttacaGTTGAAGACGACGATTCGATCTTTGCTTCTTTGGGCAAATTAGAGATGCAggtagtagttttttttttttttttttttttttgatgttatgAATTTCACTATAATTATAACTTAGGGTTGtctgagaattttttttggctaaaaaaaatgattgattgGTTGATGTGGTGTTTGTAAAAATAGGCATCATCACGAGCGAGACTGTTTAAGGAATACAAAGAGGTTCAGCGTGAGAAA is drawn from Camelina sativa cultivar DH55 chromosome 8, Cs, whole genome shotgun sequence and contains these coding sequences:
- the LOC109125911 gene encoding uncharacterized protein LOC109125911, which gives rise to MVNDAFHETTAAFPENNTEEPNVDAQRFYTMLDAANQPIYDGCREGHSKLSLASRMMTIKADNNLSENCMDSWAELIKEYLSADNMMISSKNVGFAGSRDINLLNEGRECHINVCDGFSPFVMSGRQYSLWPVQSIRSEPLIHELKQLWYEGVQTFDLSRKQNFNMRAVLMWTISDSPAYGMLSGWTTHGRLSCPYCMDRTDAFQLKYRRKPCWFDCHRRFLPLHHPYRKNKKLFRKNKVVRVPPPTYVSGNDLFEQIDYYGAQETCKRGGNYHTPANMPDGYGSAHNWHKQSIFWELPYWKDLLLRHNLDVMHIEKIFFDNFIVTLLNVQGKTKDSWRSRLDLAEICARIDLHLTRDGKLPLSQFRLSAEDKKVLFEWIKSEVKFPDGFVSKFSRCVEQGQKISGI